A window of Eubacteriaceae bacterium ES3 contains these coding sequences:
- a CDS encoding Nif11-like leader peptide family natural product precursor: MSIDGAAALAAKVLSDEGLAKEINEAKTGADFDAIVAKLGYSCTADEFAAAFAEAKEKQPISDDQLDQAAGGLSIVGVDYAFVATQTATS; encoded by the coding sequence ATGAGTATTGATGGTGCAGCCGCATTAGCGGCAAAGGTATTAAGTGATGAAGGTTTGGCAAAAGAAATCAACGAGGCAAAAACAGGGGCAGATTTCGATGCAATCGTGGCAAAACTGGGTTACAGCTGCACAGCAGATGAATTCGCAGCGGCTTTTGCAGAAGCTAAAGAAAAACAGCCAATCTCTGACGATCAGTTGGATCAGGCTGCTGGTGGACTGAGCATTGTTGGTGTTGATTACGCATTCGTTGCAACACAAACTGCAACGTCCTAG
- a CDS encoding Nif11-like leader peptide family RiPP precursor: protein MSIESAKALVEKVLDDENLAKQIDEVNDEAAFNALVEKLGYSCTAEEFKEAVEKQPISDDLLDQAAGGARGIDFYENSIW, encoded by the coding sequence ATGAGTATTGAAAGTGCAAAAGCATTAGTGGAAAAAGTATTAGATGATGAAAATCTTGCAAAACAAATAGATGAAGTAAATGATGAAGCAGCGTTTAATGCCTTAGTTGAAAAACTGGGCTACAGTTGCACAGCTGAGGAATTTAAAGAAGCGGTGGAAAAGCAACCAATTAGTGATGACTTGTTGGATCAGGCTGCAGGTGGTGCCAGAGGCATAGATTTTTACGAAAATTCAATATGGTAA